The Pseudomonas extremaustralis genome contains a region encoding:
- the pstA gene encoding phosphate ABC transporter permease PstA, which produces MTDLTSPAGRLTAPAGAMPSLQRRFEGRALRSLVLTTLVWGGALLASVPLISVLYMLITRGGARLSLEIFTELPPTGFETGGGFGNAMAGTFVMVGIAAAIAVPVGIMAAIFLAELGPDSKLANSARFAAKMLTGLPSILAGVFAYALVVMTTGTYSAPAGGVALAVLMLPIVVLTAEESMRMVPKIMKDAAYGMGCTRSQVIWKIILPTGMPAILTGVMLAVARAAGETAPLLFTALFSNYWIYHDGSLAVMNPTASLAVLIYNFSGMPFDNQLELAWAASLVLVMIVLVVNIVSRIFGKPKY; this is translated from the coding sequence ATGACTGACCTCACTTCTCCTGCAGGTCGCTTGACCGCGCCGGCTGGCGCCATGCCCAGCCTGCAGCGCAGGTTCGAAGGCCGCGCCTTGCGCAGCCTGGTGTTGACCACGCTGGTCTGGGGCGGTGCACTGCTGGCCAGCGTGCCGCTGATTTCCGTGCTGTACATGCTGATCACCCGTGGCGGTGCGCGCCTGAGCCTGGAGATCTTCACCGAACTGCCACCCACCGGTTTCGAGACCGGCGGCGGCTTCGGTAACGCCATGGCCGGTACCTTCGTCATGGTCGGTATTGCCGCGGCCATCGCGGTGCCGGTTGGCATCATGGCGGCGATCTTCCTCGCCGAATTGGGCCCGGACAGTAAGCTGGCGAACTCCGCACGCTTTGCCGCCAAGATGCTCACGGGGCTGCCCTCCATTTTGGCCGGCGTATTTGCCTACGCCCTCGTGGTAATGACCACGGGCACCTACTCGGCACCGGCGGGTGGCGTGGCGCTGGCCGTACTGATGCTGCCGATCGTCGTGCTGACGGCCGAAGAGTCGATGCGCATGGTGCCCAAGATCATGAAGGATGCTGCCTACGGCATGGGCTGCACCCGCTCCCAGGTCATCTGGAAAATCATCCTGCCCACCGGCATGCCCGCGATCCTCACCGGCGTCATGCTGGCCGTGGCGCGTGCGGCGGGCGAAACCGCGCCGCTGTTGTTTACTGCGTTGTTCAGCAACTACTGGATCTACCACGACGGCAGCCTGGCGGTGATGAATCCGACCGCGTCGCTGGCCGTCCTGATTTACAACTTTTCCGGCATGCCGTTCGACAACCAACTGGAGCTCGCCTGGGCGGCCTCGTTGGTGCTGGTGATGATTGTGTTGGTCGTGAACATTGTCAGCCGTATTTTCGGCAAGCCCAAGTATTGA
- the pstC gene encoding phosphate ABC transporter permease subunit PstC yields the protein MNTPFVVPVNPDSACQPPSTKDFLVDRIFRALARIGVVLILALVFALVFEVGRKALPGMEKHGFDVLLGSVWDVNQGKYGILPAIWGTLYSALIALLIAGFFGVSMAIFLTQDFLPAKLAAVFRTIVELLAAIPSVVYGLWGIYVVIPAIRPLTEWLNSELGWIPFFSTSLSGPGLLPAALVLAIMILPTIAAVSQDALTAVPMKTKQAAYGMGTTHWEAILKVMVPSAATGIFGSLVLGLGRALGETMALAMLVGNANNISLSLFAPANTLAALLALNFPEAGPNEIEVLMYAALVLMFITLLVNILGSMIMLYAQRGTK from the coding sequence ATGAACACACCTTTTGTCGTACCGGTTAATCCGGACTCTGCCTGCCAACCACCGTCCACCAAAGACTTCCTGGTTGATCGCATCTTCCGTGCGCTTGCGCGAATAGGGGTGGTCCTGATTCTGGCATTGGTCTTTGCGCTGGTATTCGAGGTGGGCCGCAAGGCGCTTCCCGGTATGGAAAAGCACGGGTTTGACGTGCTGTTGGGCAGCGTCTGGGATGTTAACCAAGGCAAGTACGGCATTCTGCCGGCGATTTGGGGCACGCTTTACAGTGCGTTGATCGCGTTGCTGATTGCGGGTTTCTTCGGCGTCAGCATGGCGATTTTTCTCACACAGGATTTCTTGCCGGCAAAATTGGCTGCCGTGTTTCGCACCATCGTCGAGTTGCTCGCCGCCATCCCCAGCGTGGTGTATGGCCTGTGGGGCATCTACGTGGTGATTCCGGCGATTCGACCACTGACGGAGTGGTTGAACAGCGAATTGGGCTGGATACCGTTTTTCAGCACGTCCTTGAGTGGGCCGGGGCTGCTGCCGGCGGCGTTGGTACTGGCGATCATGATCCTGCCGACCATTGCCGCGGTGTCCCAGGACGCGCTGACCGCCGTACCGATGAAAACCAAGCAGGCCGCCTATGGCATGGGGACCACTCACTGGGAAGCGATTCTCAAGGTAATGGTGCCGTCCGCCGCCACTGGCATCTTCGGCTCACTGGTGCTGGGCTTGGGCCGGGCGCTGGGTGAAACCATGGCCCTGGCGATGCTGGTGGGTAACGCCAACAACATCTCCCTGTCGTTGTTTGCGCCGGCCAACACCCTGGCAGCCTTGTTGGCGCTGAACTTCCCCGAAGCCGGCCCCAATGAGATCGAGGTGTTGATGTACGCCGCGCTGGTGCTGATGTTCATCACGCTGCTGGTGAATATCCTCGGCTCGATGATCATGCTCTACGCCCAACGGGGGACCAAATAA
- the pstS gene encoding phosphate ABC transporter substrate-binding protein PstS encodes MKSLMKSAALAVAVSLCASSVFAADNVRLTGSGASFPAPIYLTWFKDFSKKTEGVTVDYQSKGSGAGVQDFLNKTVDFAASDSAMKDEDIAKVAEGVQLLPMTAGEIVLAYNLPGNPKGLKLPRDVYSNIFLGKITKWNDPQIVAANPGLKLSDTPITVVVRADSSGTTAVFTKHLAAINPEFKQALGEGNTVNWPASDKFIKSPKNDGVTATVRQTPGAIGYIEYGFAKLAKVDFAQLQNKAGHYVVPNAESGAEALAAVKMPESLVAWLPDPDGAKSYPITSYTWMIFRKDNGNPAKAKAMREMVEYSLTEGQKIADSMGYIPLPPSVVDLVRKASANIK; translated from the coding sequence ATGAAAAGCTTGATGAAGTCTGCTGCACTCGCCGTTGCGGTTTCTCTTTGTGCCAGCTCGGTATTCGCGGCCGACAACGTCCGCCTGACCGGTTCCGGCGCCAGTTTCCCGGCACCGATCTACCTGACCTGGTTCAAGGATTTCAGCAAGAAAACCGAAGGCGTCACCGTCGACTACCAATCCAAGGGCAGCGGCGCGGGTGTGCAGGACTTCCTGAATAAAACCGTGGACTTCGCCGCCAGTGACTCGGCCATGAAAGACGAAGACATCGCCAAGGTCGCCGAGGGCGTGCAGTTGCTGCCAATGACTGCGGGTGAAATCGTGTTGGCGTATAACCTGCCAGGCAATCCAAAGGGCCTGAAGCTGCCACGGGATGTGTACTCCAATATCTTCCTGGGCAAGATCACCAAGTGGAACGATCCTCAGATCGTCGCCGCCAACCCTGGCCTGAAGCTGTCCGATACGCCGATCACCGTTGTCGTACGTGCCGACTCCAGCGGTACCACGGCGGTATTCACCAAGCACCTGGCCGCGATCAACCCTGAGTTCAAGCAGGCGTTGGGCGAGGGCAACACTGTTAACTGGCCTGCCAGCGACAAATTCATCAAATCGCCTAAAAACGATGGTGTGACCGCGACCGTTCGCCAGACTCCGGGCGCGATCGGCTACATCGAATACGGTTTCGCCAAACTGGCCAAGGTTGACTTCGCCCAGTTGCAGAACAAGGCCGGCCATTACGTCGTCCCGAACGCAGAAAGCGGCGCCGAAGCACTGGCTGCGGTGAAGATGCCGGAAAGCCTGGTGGCCTGGCTGCCGGATCCGGACGGTGCCAAGTCCTACCCGATCACGTCCTACACCTGGATGATCTTCCGCAAGGACAACGGCAATCCGGCCAAGGCCAAGGCCATGCGTGAAATGGTCGAATACAGCCTGACCGAAGGGCAGAAAATCGCCGATTCGATGGGCTATATCCCCCTGCCGCCATCGGTTGTCGATCTGGTTCGCAAAGCTTCCGCCAACATCAAGTAA